CGGCTGACCAGCTGCCCGGTGATGGCGGTGTCGAAGAAGGCCATGGGCAGGCGCAGCACATGGCCATAGACCGCCTCGCGGATGCGCTGCACCGAGCGCATGGCCACGCCGGCCAGCCGGCTGAGCTGGCCGTAGCGCAGCAGGCTGGCGGTGCTGCCCGCCACCAGGGCGCCCAGCAGCAGGCCCAGCATGGACGCCAGGCCCGGCTGGTGGGGCACCAGGTGGCGGTCGATCAGGGCCTTGCCCAGCACCGGTCCCAGCGCATCCAGCGCCGCGGCCAGCAGCAGCCAGAGCAGGCCCCAGCCGATGGCGCGGGCATCCGGCCGCGCGGCGCGCCAGAGCAGGGCGGTGGCCTTGCGCAGCACACCCTCCGTGAAGGGCGAGGCTGGGTTCGCGTCAGGCTTGGTCAAGCGAGGTCTCCAGTTGCTGGATGCGCCACTGGTGGGCGTACCAGCCGGCCTGCACGCCCTTGGCCAGCAGGGCCTCGTGCGTGTCCAGTTCGACCAATTGCCCCTGGCGCAGCACCGCGATGGCATCGGCATCCATGACCGCCGAAAGCCGGTGGCTGACCACGATCACCGTGCGGCCCTGGCGCTGGGCGCGCAAGTGCTGCAGGATGCTGTGTTCGGTCTCGGTGTCCACGGCGGAGAGCGCGTCGTCCAGCAGCAGCAGGGGGGCATCGGCCAGCAGGGCGCGGGCGATGGCCACCCGCTGCCGCTGGCCGCCTGACAGGGTGACGCCGCGTTCGCCCACCGGCGTGGCATAGCCCTGGGGCAGGCGCTCGATGTCCTCGTGCACCGCGGCCAGCCGCGCGGCGGCCTCGATCTCGGCCGGGCTGGCATCGGGCCGGCCCAGGGCGATGTTCTCCGCCACGCTGGCCGAAAAGAGGATGGGCTCCTGCGGGACCCAGGCGATACCGGCCCGCAAGGCTTCCAGCGTGTAGTCGGCCAGCGCCACGCCACCCCACCGGATCTGCCCCGACTGGGGCGTCCATTGGCGCAGCAACAGGCGGATCAGCGTGCTCTTGCCGGCGCCGGTCGGCCCCACCAGGCCCAGGGTGCTGCCCTGGGGAATGTCCAGATCCAGCGCCGACAGCGCCGCGCGGGTGCTGCCGGGGTAATGCAGGCTCACGCCCCGCAGCTGCAGGCCACCGGCCTGCACGGGTGTCACCGTGCCGTCGTCGTCGATGGCCAGGGGTTCTTCCAGCACCGTGCTCAGCCGGCCCCAGGCGGCACGGCCGCGCTCCCACAAGGCCAGCACCCAGCCGGCGGCGAACATCGGCCAGACCAGCTGGCCCAGGTACAGGCCGAAGCTGGTGAGCTGGCCAATGCTCAACTCCCCCTGCCAGACCAGCCAGCCGCCCAGGCCCAGCGAGAGCGCATTGGCCACCGCCAGGGTGATGCCCACCGCCGGCTCGTAGCGGGCCTCCCAGCGCTGGGACAGGGCGCTGGCGTCCGCCGCTGCGCCGGCCAGCTGGGCAAAGCGGGTGCTGCTGCGGGCTTCCAGGCCCAGGGCGCGCAGGGTGCGCACACCCGAGAGCGTTTCCTGCACATGGTCGTTCAGGGTCCCGAAGCGCTCCAGCGCCAGGCGCGAGGCGTCATGCACCCGGGAAGAGATCCACCAGAAGGCCGCGGCCATGAACGGGAAGGGCAGCAGGGCCACGGCGGCCAGGCGCCAGTCCACCGCCAGGGCCATGGTGCCGGCCACCATCACCAGGGTCAGCGTGCCGTCGAAGCCGGCCAGCACCGCCTCGCCCGAGGCCATCTCCACCGCGTCCACGTCGTTGGTGGCCAGGGCCATCAGGTCGCCGGTGCGCCGCGTCTGGAAGAAGCGCGGGCCCTGCAGAGCCAGTCGCTCGTACAGCCGCGCGCGCAGCTCCACCCCCATCTGGTAGGCCGCGCCGAAGAGCTGCAGCCGCCACGCCACCCGCAGGCCGTAGATCACCACGCCGGCCAGCAGCAGGCGCGCGAGCTCCCAGACCAGGGTGGGGCGGTCGAGCCGGTGCTGCACCAGGGCGTCCACCAGATGGCCGATCTGGCGCGGCAGCCAGACCGTGAGCAGGGCGATCCCGAACAGCGTCAGCCCGGCGCTGGCATAGGCCCAGGCGTGGCGGCGGACGAAGGCGAGGATCAGGCGGGCGAGGGACATGGGCGGCGCGTGGGGCGGACGCGGGCGGTGGGCGCCCGTCGGGCGGCGCAGCGGGACGAAGCGGTGGATTCTAGGCAGGCGCGCGACAATCCGCGGGGGACCGGTGTGGCCGGCCCGCCGCGACCCACCGAACTGAGGACTGCCCGTGCCCGTGCGTGAGATCTTGAAGATGGGCGATGCCCGCCTGCTGCGGGTGGCCCAACCGGTGTCGGCCTTCGACACACCCGAGTTGCACACCTTGATCGCGGACATGCGCGACACCATGGCCGCCGCTGGCGGCGTGGGACTGGCCGCGCCGCAGATCGGTGTCGATCTGCAACTGGTGATTTTCGGTTTCGAGCGCAGCGCGCGTTATCCGGATGCCGCGCCGGTGCCGTCCACCGTGCTGCTCAATCCCGTCATCACGCCGGACGAGTCTGCCGGAGAGGAAGATGGCTGGGAAGGTTGCCTCTCGGTGCCGGGGCTGCGGGGCCAGGTGCCGCGCTGGAAGCGCATCCGTTACCAGGGCGTGGATCCGCAGGGCCAGCCCATCGACCGCTGGGCCGAGGGCTTCCATGCCCGGGTGGTGCAGCACGAGTGCGACCACCTGATCGGCCGCCTCTACCCGACGCGCATGCGCGATCTGCGGCTGCTGGGCTTCACCAGCGTGTTGTTCCCGGGGCTGGACCCGGCATCGGATGACTGATCTGCGGCCGAGTGCCGGGCCCGGCTGCGGCACCGGGGGCTCCCGCCGTCAGCCGGCAGACGGCCCGGCGCGTTGAAGTGGCATGAACAAGCTCTTGGCATCGTGGTGTCTGCGTCTGTGGCTGGGGGTGACCCTGGCGGTCGGCATGGTGGCTGCCCAGGCGGCAGGGGATCCGCCCGGCCGGGTGGGGCGTCTGGCCGACCTGGACGGCAGCGGCTGGCTGCAGCAGGGCGGGCAGGGCGAATGGACCGGCCTGCAGCGCAACCAACCCGTCACCAGCGGGGACTGGATCAGCACCGACCCGGGCAGCCGGGCCCGGGTGGAGATCGGCTCCACCGTGCTGCGCCTGGACGGCGGCACGGTGCTGCAGGTGCGTCGGCTGGACGATGCGCGCATCGACCTGTGGCTGCAGTCCGGCGCGGTGTCGGCCCGCATCCGCCAGCCGGAGGTGATCCGCGAGTTCTCGCTGAACTGGGCCCTGGGCAGCCTGCAGCCCACCGGCACCGGGGCCTACGTGCTCAGCCAGGACGACACCGGCTCCCGGCTGAGCGTGCTGGCCGGCGAGGGGCGCTTCAGCAGCCCGGCGCGCAGCTTTAGCCTGCGGGCCGGGCAGTCGGTCGAACTGGTGCAACAGCCCGGTAGCCGGCAGCTGGACATCACCTGGACCGACCTGCCGCAGGACCGTTTCGTGGCCTGGGTGCAGGACGAGGACCTGCGCAGCGACTGGGCCCGCGACAACCCCCCCGTCTCCAGCGAGATGACCGGCGCGGACGATCTGGACCGCTATGGCCGCTGGGAGCAGCACCCCGAGTACGGCGTGGTCTGGCAGCCGCTGGTGGTGAGCGCGGGCTGGGCGCCGTACCGCTACGGCCGCTGGATGTGGGTGGCGCCCTGGGGCTGGACCTGGGTGGACGATGCGCCCTGGGGCTTTGCCCCCTTCCATTACGGCCGCTGGGTGTACTGGGGCACCCGCTGGGTCTGGGTGCCCGGCAACTATGTGCGCCGGCCGGTCTATGCACCGGCCCTGGTGGGCTGGGTGGGCGGCTCGGGCTGGAGCGTGTCGATCAACGCGGGCCCGCCCACGGTGGGCTGGGTGCCCTTGGCGCCGATGGAGCCTTTCGTCCCGGCCTATGTCTACACGCCGGTCTACTACCAGCGGGTGAACCCCTGGCGGCCGCCGGTGATCCGCTACCCCGTGGCCCCGGGCGCCATCGACTACCGCAACCGCTGGGCGCCGGGCGGTGCCACCTGGGTGCCCGCCCAGGTGGTCCAGGCCCAGCAGCCGGTCTGGCGGGCGGTGCGGCCGCAGGATGACGAGCATCGTGGCCGCATCCCCCTGATGCCGGTGCCGCCGCCGTCCCGCCCCGTGGGGCCCTTGCCGGGGCAGGGTGGCGAGACCGGCGGCCGGGTGCCGCCCGCGCCAAGCTGGGGCCATGTGCCGGTTCAGCCGCCGCAGCCCCGCCCGTCCTTGCCCGGTTCGGGCGCCAATCCGCCCGACGTGCGCCGCCATCCCCTGCCGGTGCACCCCGCGCCGGTGACGCCGGCGCCGGCCCGTCCGACACCGCAGACGCCTGTGCGGCCGCAGCCCTTCGTGCCTTCGGAGTCGTCGATGCCGGCCCGCCAGCCCGACTGGCCGGCCGCCGGGCAGGCGCCTCGCGCCCATGTACCGAATCCGGTGCCGATCCCGGAGCCGCGCTACCAGGCGCCGCCGCGCGACGGGAACCCCGCAGACGAGGTGCGGGGCGGCGGCTACCGGCCGCCGGGGCTGCAGCCTCAACCCTTGGTCCAGCCCCAACCTGTGCGGCCGGCGCCCGAGGCACGCCAGCCCGAGCCACGCCCCGGGGCCATGCCCCCCGCGCCGCGTGCGCCCAGCCCACCGGCGTATCAGCCCATGCCGGTGCGGCCGGTGCCGCCGGCGGCCGAGCGGGGCGACCCGCATGGGGGTGGCCGGCGCCCGGGCCCGACGGAAGACGACAAGCGCCGCGACAGCCCGCAGCGCTGAACGGCGCTCCTCAGCGCAGCAGTGGCTGGAGCACCGGCCAGACGTTGTCCAGCAGGATGGGATGGGCCTTGGCCAGCGGATGGATGCGGTCGGCCTGGAACCACGCGTCGGCATCGGGCCGGTCGGCCACGCCCTTGAGCAGGAAGGGCACCAGCGCGGCCTTGCGCTGCCTCGCCACCTCGCTGAACACCGCGGCGAAATCGCGGGTGTAGGCCGCGCCGTAGTTGGGGGGCACCTGCATGCCCGCCACCAGCACCTTGGCGCCCTGGGCCTGGGCCTGGGTGACCATCTGCTCCAGGTTGTCGCGGGTGCTGGCCAGGGGCAGGCCGCGCAGCGCATCGTTGCCGCCCAGTTCGATGATCACGACCTTGGGCCGATGCTGCTTCAGCAGGGCGGGCAGGCGGCTGCGGCCGCCGGCCGTGGTGTCGCCGCTGATGCTGCCGTTCACCACCTGCCAGGGGCGGGGTCGCTTGGCCAGGCGCTCGCCCAGCAGGGCCACCCAGCCGCTGCCGCGGGCCAGGCCGTACTCGGCGGACAGGCTGTCGCCCAGCACCAGCAGGGTGGGCGTCTGGGCGGCTTCGGCGGCCAGCGCATGGGCCTGCCAGGGCAGGGCGCAGGCCAACAGGCTACAGTGCAGCAGCCATTGCCGACGCCCGACTGGCAGCACCGGCTTCGCGTCCGGTGCGGTTCTCTTGTCTGACACGCCCTTGTCCTTCATTCCATGACCCCAGCCATCATCGCCGTCGAGCACCTCACCAAGCGGGTGAGCGATGCCACCGGGACTCTGACCATTCTCCACGACATCAGTTTCACACTGCGGGCCCGGGAGTCCGCGGCCATCGTGGGGGCCTCGGGCTCGGGCAAGAGCACGCTGCTGGGCCTGCTGGCCGGGCTGGACGTGCCCAGCGAAGGCTCGGTCAGGCTCGATGGCGAGGACCTGTTCGCGCTGGACGAGGACGCCCGCGCCGCGCTGCGGGCCCGCGCCCTGGGCTTCGTGTTCCAGAGCTTCCAGTTGCTGGCCAACCGCACGGCCCTGGAGAACGTGATGCTGCCGCTGGAGCTGGCGGGCCGGCGCGATGCCCGTGCCGCCGCCACCGACATGCTCCAGCGTGTCGGGCTGGGGCAGCGCCTGGGCCACTACCCGCGGCTCTTGTCCGGCGGCGAGCAGCAGCGGGTGGCGCTGGCCCGGGCCTTTGTCGTGCAGCCCAAGGTCCTGCTGGCCGACGAGCCCACCGGCAGTCTGGACCATGCCACCGGCGAGAAGGTGATGGAGCTGATGTTCGAGCTCAACCGCGAGCGCGGGACCACCCTGGTGCTGGTGACCCACGACCGGGCCATTGCCGCGCGCTGCGACCGTCAGCTGCTGATCGACGCCGGCCGTTTGGCAGCCCAGGGCGAGACGCTGAGCGCCTGAGCGCGTTCAGTGCGCGGCGCGCCCGCGCAGACGGGCCACGGCACTGACCACCGCCAGCACCAGCCCACCGGCCACCACACCGATCAGGGCCGGCGCCACGACACCGGCCACCGCGCCCAGCCAGCCTGGCAGCGGCTGGGTGAATGCCTGGACGCCATGGTGCAGGGCCGGCAGGCCGTGCGCCAGGATGCCGCCGCCCACCAGGAACATGGCGGCCGTGCCCAGCACGCTGAGCGTCTTCATCAGCCAGGGCGCCGCCCCCAGCAGCAGCCGGCCCAGACCGCGCAGGCCATCGCGCAAGCCGCCTTCGCCGCGCAGCCGGGCCAGGGCCAGGCCCGCGTCGTCGAGCTTCACGATGGCCGCCACCAGGCCATAGACGCCGATGGTCAGCACCACCGCCACCAGCACCATCACGCCGAACTGGGTGAGCAAGGGGGCGCCGCTCACGCTGCCCAGGGTGATGGCGATGATCTCGGCCGACAGGATGAAGTCGGTGCGGATGGCACCGCGGATCTTGTCCTTCTCCAGTGCCACCAGATCCACCGCGGGATCGGCCAGGGCCTCGGTCAGCGCGGCGTGGCTCTCCTCGGCGTCGGCGCCGTGGTGCAGCCGGTGCCACACCTTCTCGAAGCCTTCGAAGCAGAGGTAGGCGCCGCCGACCATCAGCAAGGGGGTGACCAGCCAGGGGGCCAGCGCGCTGATGGCCAGCGCTGCGGGCACCAGGATGGCCTTGTTGACCAGCGAGCCCTTGGCCACGGCCCACACCACCGGCAGTTCGCGGCTGGCGTCCACACCATGCACCTGCTGGGCGTTGAGCGCCAGGTCGTCACCCAGCACGCCGGCGGTCTTCTTGGCGGCCACCTTGGTCAGCACCGACACGTCGTCGAGCACGGTGGTGATGTCGTCGATGAGGGCGAGCAGATTGGCAGCGGCCATGGACTTGAACGGAAATGGGGTGTTGCGATGCTAACCGGCCCGTGCCGCGCAATCGGCGGCCCCAAACGAACAAGGCACCCGAAGGTGCCTTGTCGCATGGGGCCGAGGGCCCGGAGGGCTTACTCGCCGGCCGAGAACTTGTAGTCGGTCTTGGCGGCGTTCTTCAGGTCTTCCTGGTACTTCTGCAGGGAGGCCTGGGCCAGGCGTTGCATGATCTGCGGCTTGACTTCCTCGAAGGCCGGGAACTTGGCTTCGCGGGTGTCTTCCAGCTTGATGATGTGCCAGCCGAACTGGGTCTTCACCGGGGTCTGGGTGTATTCGCCCTTCTTCAGCGCGGCCAGGGCCTGGCCGAATTCCGGCACATAGGTCTCGGGCTTGGCGAAGTCCAGGTCGCCGCCGTTCTCGGCCGAGCCCGGGTCCTTGGAGTTCTTCTTGGCCAGCTCTTCGAAGCTGGCGCCACCCTTGAGCTGCTCGATCAGCTTCTTGGCTTCGTCTTCGTTCTCCACCAGGATGTGGCGAGCGTGGTACTCGGTGCCCGACGAAGCCGCCTTGATCTTCTCGTACTCGGCCTTGGCATCGGCCTCGGACGGCTGGTGCTTCTTCTGGTAGTCGGCGAACAGCTCACGGATCAGCACGGTCTGGCGCAGCAGCTCCAGCTGGGCCTTGAAGTCGGCGCTGGCAGGGATGCCGGCCTTCTCGGCGGCCTGGGCGAAGATCTCGCGCAGCACCACTTCGTCGCGGGCGCGGGATTCCATTTCCGGGGTGACCGGCTGGCCGCTGCGGTTGGCCTGCTGCAGCAGGGTGGTCACGCGCGCCTTGGGCACCGGCTTGCCATTGACGATGGCAACGTTCTGGGCCTGGGCCGCCAGCGGCAGGATCACGGCCAGGGCCGCCAGCAGGACAGTGGACTTCAGCTTCATGGTGGATGTCGCCTTTCGGGGGACTCGTGTCGTCAGGAACAGGAATGACGGGAAGGAAGAGGGCGCGAAGCGAAACGACGGATTGACGTGAGACACACGTGAAGACCGTCCGATGCCTGTGGCGCCCCGGGGCTCAGTGTTCGCCCGGTGCGCGGGTGTCCAGCGCCAACGCGTGGATGCCCTGGGTCATCAAGTCGCGCAGGGCATCATACACAAGGCGGTGACGGCCCACCCGGGCCACCCCCACGAATCGTTCGCTGACGATCCGCACGCTGAAATGGCTGCCTTCGGCAGCCCCTGCGTGGCCGGCATGGGCGGCGCTGTCATCACGCACTTCCAGCAGGCTCGGGGCCAGGGCTGCGCGCAGGACGGCATCGATCTGCGAGGCCGTGGGACGGGGCGGGGCGGGATTCACGGCAGGCTCTTGCGGGACTCGTTGTCGCTGCCATCGCCGTCGGGCAGGTGGCGGCTGATGTAGACACCCTGGGCCACCATGAACAGCAGCATCAG
This sequence is a window from Ideonella dechloratans. Protein-coding genes within it:
- a CDS encoding ABC transporter ATP-binding protein, with translation MSLARLILAFVRRHAWAYASAGLTLFGIALLTVWLPRQIGHLVDALVQHRLDRPTLVWELARLLLAGVVIYGLRVAWRLQLFGAAYQMGVELRARLYERLALQGPRFFQTRRTGDLMALATNDVDAVEMASGEAVLAGFDGTLTLVMVAGTMALAVDWRLAAVALLPFPFMAAAFWWISSRVHDASRLALERFGTLNDHVQETLSGVRTLRALGLEARSSTRFAQLAGAAADASALSQRWEARYEPAVGITLAVANALSLGLGGWLVWQGELSIGQLTSFGLYLGQLVWPMFAAGWVLALWERGRAAWGRLSTVLEEPLAIDDDGTVTPVQAGGLQLRGVSLHYPGSTRAALSALDLDIPQGSTLGLVGPTGAGKSTLIRLLLRQWTPQSGQIRWGGVALADYTLEALRAGIAWVPQEPILFSASVAENIALGRPDASPAEIEAAARLAAVHEDIERLPQGYATPVGERGVTLSGGQRQRVAIARALLADAPLLLLDDALSAVDTETEHSILQHLRAQRQGRTVIVVSHRLSAVMDADAIAVLRQGQLVELDTHEALLAKGVQAGWYAHQWRIQQLETSLDQA
- the def gene encoding peptide deformylase, encoding MPVREILKMGDARLLRVAQPVSAFDTPELHTLIADMRDTMAAAGGVGLAAPQIGVDLQLVIFGFERSARYPDAAPVPSTVLLNPVITPDESAGEEDGWEGCLSVPGLRGQVPRWKRIRYQGVDPQGQPIDRWAEGFHARVVQHECDHLIGRLYPTRMRDLRLLGFTSVLFPGLDPASDD
- a CDS encoding DUF6600 domain-containing protein produces the protein MNKLLASWCLRLWLGVTLAVGMVAAQAAGDPPGRVGRLADLDGSGWLQQGGQGEWTGLQRNQPVTSGDWISTDPGSRARVEIGSTVLRLDGGTVLQVRRLDDARIDLWLQSGAVSARIRQPEVIREFSLNWALGSLQPTGTGAYVLSQDDTGSRLSVLAGEGRFSSPARSFSLRAGQSVELVQQPGSRQLDITWTDLPQDRFVAWVQDEDLRSDWARDNPPVSSEMTGADDLDRYGRWEQHPEYGVVWQPLVVSAGWAPYRYGRWMWVAPWGWTWVDDAPWGFAPFHYGRWVYWGTRWVWVPGNYVRRPVYAPALVGWVGGSGWSVSINAGPPTVGWVPLAPMEPFVPAYVYTPVYYQRVNPWRPPVIRYPVAPGAIDYRNRWAPGGATWVPAQVVQAQQPVWRAVRPQDDEHRGRIPLMPVPPPSRPVGPLPGQGGETGGRVPPAPSWGHVPVQPPQPRPSLPGSGANPPDVRRHPLPVHPAPVTPAPARPTPQTPVRPQPFVPSESSMPARQPDWPAAGQAPRAHVPNPVPIPEPRYQAPPRDGNPADEVRGGGYRPPGLQPQPLVQPQPVRPAPEARQPEPRPGAMPPAPRAPSPPAYQPMPVRPVPPAAERGDPHGGGRRPGPTEDDKRRDSPQR
- a CDS encoding arylesterase — protein: MSDKRTAPDAKPVLPVGRRQWLLHCSLLACALPWQAHALAAEAAQTPTLLVLGDSLSAEYGLARGSGWVALLGERLAKRPRPWQVVNGSISGDTTAGGRSRLPALLKQHRPKVVIIELGGNDALRGLPLASTRDNLEQMVTQAQAQGAKVLVAGMQVPPNYGAAYTRDFAAVFSEVARQRKAALVPFLLKGVADRPDADAWFQADRIHPLAKAHPILLDNVWPVLQPLLR
- a CDS encoding ABC transporter ATP-binding protein, giving the protein MTPAIIAVEHLTKRVSDATGTLTILHDISFTLRARESAAIVGASGSGKSTLLGLLAGLDVPSEGSVRLDGEDLFALDEDARAALRARALGFVFQSFQLLANRTALENVMLPLELAGRRDARAAATDMLQRVGLGQRLGHYPRLLSGGEQQRVALARAFVVQPKVLLADEPTGSLDHATGEKVMELMFELNRERGTTLVLVTHDRAIAARCDRQLLIDAGRLAAQGETLSA
- a CDS encoding DUF808 domain-containing protein, producing MAAANLLALIDDITTVLDDVSVLTKVAAKKTAGVLGDDLALNAQQVHGVDASRELPVVWAVAKGSLVNKAILVPAALAISALAPWLVTPLLMVGGAYLCFEGFEKVWHRLHHGADAEESHAALTEALADPAVDLVALEKDKIRGAIRTDFILSAEIIAITLGSVSGAPLLTQFGVMVLVAVVLTIGVYGLVAAIVKLDDAGLALARLRGEGGLRDGLRGLGRLLLGAAPWLMKTLSVLGTAAMFLVGGGILAHGLPALHHGVQAFTQPLPGWLGAVAGVVAPALIGVVAGGLVLAVVSAVARLRGRAAH
- a CDS encoding peptidylprolyl isomerase, with the protein product MKLKSTVLLAALAVILPLAAQAQNVAIVNGKPVPKARVTTLLQQANRSGQPVTPEMESRARDEVVLREIFAQAAEKAGIPASADFKAQLELLRQTVLIRELFADYQKKHQPSEADAKAEYEKIKAASSGTEYHARHILVENEDEAKKLIEQLKGGASFEELAKKNSKDPGSAENGGDLDFAKPETYVPEFGQALAALKKGEYTQTPVKTQFGWHIIKLEDTREAKFPAFEEVKPQIMQRLAQASLQKYQEDLKNAAKTDYKFSAGE
- a CDS encoding BolA family protein — protein: MNPAPPRPTASQIDAVLRAALAPSLLEVRDDSAAHAGHAGAAEGSHFSVRIVSERFVGVARVGRHRLVYDALRDLMTQGIHALALDTRAPGEH